From Solanum stenotomum isolate F172 chromosome 2, ASM1918654v1, whole genome shotgun sequence:
atttggacatgcgatttcacgcatttcatctcatgattttatCATGCGATGAAAtcccaaattctccaaaaatcatgatttgggattttttaaatacaaaaattgactcacaagtttatattttttaagaacaGCCCCATTTTTATATCTattaaccatttatttcatatataaataaaatttttaattcatattattattttttaaaccatTTACATctcatataataattattttcactaACGtagaatttattattacttcaaatcaatttctactttaccatttatattcaccaaattcattatttttaatcaaatctattcaccaaccaaaatgacgaacaaatggctcaaagtaacaatgttggttcgtcttctcagTCATATGAACAAGAAAAGCAAGTTCAATGTGAGAGGACTATATTAAAGGTTAGTACACCACAActaatatatgtttaatttttttttattgaattaaagcttgatcaataaatattatattttttaagaatatttttgtgATAGTTTATTATTGGATTTTATAAACTTTTGCTTATTTAGTAAGATTGTATAAATAATTGAgataattttaatagttttacaacttatgggttttatatttatgagaaaatatacaacataaaaagtccaaatcgcatgtccaaacaaaacttcaacttcatctcatgatttcatatcacatGGACAAACAGGCCCTAAGAAAAccatctgaaaaaaaaaaaacaaatataatgaTGCTGTGCAAATTAAAAAGGCATTGCATTACCTTCTCTGTGTAGTATTCGAAAGCTTTTTTCTTCTGTGTAGCTTCATATATGTTGCATTGAGAATATATCTGGAATAAACAGTAACAAACACAATGTATTTGGTTATAAATTATCAACATATATGATGCATCAAACTACATCgaggaaaaaagaaatttacCTGTGATTCTACGCTAGCACAAATAGCATATATACCCCAATTTCTAGTGTAATTGTTGTACAGATGAACTTTACCAAATCTAACACGAGGTTGCCTCTGCCTCGTCCCATCGAAAAAGCAATGGTGGATGGTCACTCTGATACATCTATCACCAACATGAGACGGGTCTGCTCCAATAAGCATTGTCTTATCATGCTGAGCAAAATAACATCTGCAAAAATTCATGAGAATCATTAGTCTGCTATATAAGTACCGACATACAGAAGAATCAGAGAAACAACCATCCAGTACCTAGAAATAGTTATATCTGTGCTTTGTCTGGTAATATCGATTAGCCCATCATCATAATCACGAAGAGAACAGCGGTCTATCCAAATGTGCCTAGAATTTGGTTTTATTTGAATGCCGTCAACGTCATGACCTCTGCCACCTTCAAACTCCAAATTGCATACGATTATGTGCTCACAATCCTTCAGTTGTAAGCCTTTGCCAGTGAGTTTTATCCTTTGGCCACGACCATCAATAGTTTTATGGGATGACACGCGTAGGTATGACGTGAGATGAATGGTGCCTGAAACTTCAAAAACAATCCATAGTGGTTCTTTCTTACGGCATCCATCACGG
This genomic window contains:
- the LOC125854634 gene encoding probable pectate lyase 4, producing MAALPYADVDSSLKALAGRAEGFGRFAIGGLNGPVYSVTSLADDGPGSLRDGCRKKEPLWIVFEVSGTIHLTSYLRVSSHKTIDGRGQRIKLTGKGLQLKDCEHIIVCNLEFEGGRGHDVDGIQIKPNSRHIWIDRCSLRDYDDGLIDITRQSTDITISRCYFAQHDKTMLIGADPSHVGDRCIRVTIHHCFFDGTRQRQPRVRFGKVHLYNNYTRNWGIYAICASVESQIYSQCNIYEATQKKKAFEYYTEKAADKEEARTGLIRSEGDMFLNGAQGSLLTVVGGECVFHPSEFYPVWTLEPASDSLKAILHICTGWQSIPRPQEECARQLKPAR